One genomic region from Magnetofaba australis IT-1 encodes:
- the pglZ gene encoding BREX-2 system phosphatase PglZ, with the protein MSPLEVTESQVIAQVRAILRKDPLARAIGIRSVGPWRGETNLTLGEHHLHIRNYASSLALREALVNHGGSDEVAVFLTSLDEKSLGLDVLARLWNQRIYSIQSWRIVRDLFAVDEIDARLDHQGWMADALLQAQPKEGFPPIPGQVLTADFAWQLLLRLYLGFDQRQVDAIELARWAKDASSVETYLTAPMEFRKSLPDWIALSAGDVGRIMLMALEEGHGKELLPLGLVCQVIFDASASGEAELATAAARLEERFLGGSSLKPEVGRGWGAAVSSVMEAELAKRELHATHAFQRRAEEILADIKADAFVAASPILPKGFERRLDAVASTIVRAISAKAGKKTLENLEGAAQFALDHRMAGVKPNRADSLKMAVRLVRWLEGSREHHVADSFPEAVEHYFSDSGFVDWARARIWDGDSNPELSKAYAKLANKVDEAREEENRRFGQLIAQWSTHAAPSTTVLWIEELLDRVVAPLAKDRPALLLVLDGMSVAVFRELLQDLHSQGWVELGHGEVGERKPVVAALPTRTEISRASLLCGQLTSGNSAKEKEGFKKHEGLRSISSAKFPPILYHKAELTESGGRGLSQEVRSQIAGTERRVIGVVINTVDDYLAKGGQFKESWTSETIVPLSQVLDAARESNRTVIITSDHGHVLERDLEYRAHEQSQERSRPVVGDPDDEEVIITGPRVWPEGERLIAPWSEKIRYATKKYGYHGGVSPQEVVVPLAVLHSGTQTTPEDWTETTSAWPAWWDKMEPEQPKPAAKKSKANKRVDSEPSAPNLFSGVEESLEESLKADGWIAALLLSEVYQEQKSMGARVALDDAKVRSFLVALDARGGKMTRAGLAKALEAPRMRFPGMLAALRRILNVDGFPILEVDENSDMVELDKKLLTTQFELKGPF; encoded by the coding sequence TTGAGTCCGCTGGAAGTCACAGAGTCCCAGGTGATCGCGCAAGTCCGCGCCATTTTGCGCAAGGATCCGCTTGCGCGCGCCATCGGCATCCGCTCCGTTGGTCCCTGGCGCGGCGAAACCAACCTCACTCTGGGCGAGCATCACTTGCACATACGCAACTATGCGTCCTCATTGGCTTTGCGTGAAGCGCTGGTCAATCACGGTGGTTCAGATGAAGTCGCGGTCTTTCTGACTTCGTTGGATGAGAAGAGTCTGGGACTGGATGTTCTCGCCCGCTTATGGAATCAGCGGATCTATTCCATCCAAAGTTGGCGGATTGTGCGCGATCTGTTTGCCGTGGATGAGATCGATGCGCGCCTGGATCATCAAGGGTGGATGGCGGACGCCTTGCTCCAAGCCCAGCCAAAAGAGGGGTTTCCGCCCATTCCGGGCCAAGTGTTAACCGCTGATTTTGCTTGGCAGCTTTTGCTCAGACTCTATCTTGGGTTCGATCAGCGCCAAGTGGACGCCATTGAACTGGCGCGATGGGCTAAAGATGCGTCAAGCGTAGAGACCTACCTCACCGCGCCAATGGAGTTTCGCAAAAGTCTGCCAGACTGGATTGCCCTGTCCGCAGGGGATGTGGGTCGGATCATGCTGATGGCGCTGGAGGAGGGGCATGGCAAGGAGTTGCTCCCGTTGGGACTGGTTTGCCAGGTGATCTTTGATGCTTCCGCCTCTGGAGAAGCAGAATTGGCCACTGCCGCCGCAAGATTGGAAGAGCGTTTCTTGGGTGGGTCCAGCCTCAAGCCGGAAGTCGGTCGTGGGTGGGGCGCGGCGGTCTCCTCAGTCATGGAAGCCGAACTGGCCAAACGGGAGTTGCATGCCACGCACGCCTTCCAACGTCGAGCTGAGGAGATCCTGGCGGATATCAAGGCCGATGCTTTTGTGGCCGCCAGCCCAATTCTACCCAAAGGATTTGAACGCCGATTGGATGCGGTAGCCAGTACGATTGTGCGCGCAATTTCCGCCAAAGCTGGGAAGAAGACGCTGGAGAATCTTGAGGGAGCGGCCCAGTTCGCGCTTGATCACCGGATGGCCGGAGTCAAGCCGAATAGAGCGGACAGTCTCAAAATGGCGGTACGCTTGGTCCGATGGCTTGAAGGTTCTAGGGAGCATCACGTTGCGGATTCATTTCCGGAGGCTGTTGAACATTACTTCAGCGACAGCGGGTTTGTGGATTGGGCTCGCGCAAGAATTTGGGATGGGGACAGCAATCCTGAACTGTCAAAAGCCTATGCAAAGCTGGCAAACAAGGTGGATGAGGCCAGGGAAGAGGAAAATCGCCGGTTTGGCCAACTGATCGCGCAATGGAGCACTCACGCCGCACCGTCCACAACGGTGCTTTGGATCGAGGAACTACTGGATCGTGTCGTCGCGCCTTTGGCAAAGGATCGCCCCGCGCTCCTGCTGGTGCTGGATGGCATGAGCGTCGCGGTCTTCCGGGAGCTGTTGCAGGATCTGCATAGCCAGGGCTGGGTCGAACTGGGGCATGGAGAAGTTGGCGAGCGCAAACCCGTGGTGGCGGCCCTGCCAACCAGAACCGAGATTTCCCGGGCCAGCTTGCTGTGTGGGCAGCTCACATCAGGGAACAGCGCCAAGGAGAAAGAGGGATTCAAAAAGCATGAGGGGCTTCGCTCCATTTCGAGCGCCAAGTTCCCGCCTATTCTCTACCACAAGGCGGAACTGACCGAATCTGGGGGGCGAGGGCTTTCTCAGGAAGTGCGTAGCCAGATCGCAGGAACAGAGCGGCGAGTTATCGGGGTGGTCATCAATACCGTGGATGATTATCTGGCCAAAGGGGGACAGTTCAAAGAGAGCTGGACCTCGGAGACCATCGTTCCTCTCAGTCAGGTGCTGGATGCCGCCCGTGAATCCAATCGAACCGTGATTATCACCAGCGATCATGGGCATGTGTTGGAGCGTGATCTGGAGTATCGCGCCCATGAGCAGAGCCAAGAGCGGAGTCGACCTGTTGTTGGCGACCCTGATGATGAGGAAGTCATCATCACGGGGCCTCGGGTGTGGCCAGAGGGTGAGCGCTTGATCGCGCCCTGGAGTGAGAAGATTCGCTACGCCACCAAGAAGTATGGCTACCATGGGGGCGTGTCTCCTCAAGAGGTCGTTGTGCCCCTTGCTGTGCTCCATTCGGGGACGCAAACAACGCCGGAAGATTGGACGGAAACCACCAGCGCCTGGCCCGCTTGGTGGGATAAGATGGAGCCTGAGCAACCCAAGCCAGCAGCCAAGAAATCCAAGGCTAACAAGAGAGTGGATTCTGAGCCCTCTGCTCCCAACTTGTTCTCGGGTGTTGAGGAGTCGCTGGAAGAGTCGCTCAAGGCGGATGGATGGATCGCCGCCTTATTGCTTTCCGAGGTTTATCAGGAGCAAAAATCCATGGGAGCCCGCGTGGCGCTGGATGACGCCAAAGTCAGAAGCTTCCTTGTGGCGCTGGATGCGCGGGGTGGCAAGATGACGCGCGCTGGTCTTGCAAAAGCGCTGGAAGCGCCCCGCATGCGTTTTCCTGGCATGTTGGCGGCCTTGCGTCGAATCCTCAATGTTGATGGCTTCCCCATTCTTGAAGTGGATGAGAATAGCGATATGGTGGAGCTGGATAAGAAGCTTCTCACCACCCAATTTGAGCTCAAAGGCCCATTCTGA
- the brxD gene encoding BREX system ATP-binding protein BrxD, giving the protein MISPQRRKEIIDSLRRGTVPQRSLDAFAVGLDRFEAALEEELAGVERGQGAFKAVRGEYGSGKTFFARWLQERAKKKGFATSEVQISETETPLHRLETVYRRLVERLSTSDTPNGALRQILDGWFYALEEDVLAAGDVVEDDEKQLLSKTNEMMEKRLWEITRSAPALAAALRTYRVALAEDDAATAEGLIAWISGQPNVSASIKRKAGIKGDMDHFGALSFLQGLLVILRDSGHPGLLLVLDEVETLQRVRTDVRDKGLNALRQFIDEVDSGRFPGLYLLITGTPAFYEGPQGIQRLAPLAQRLNVDFTTDARFDNPRAVQIRLAGFDLPKLGEVGRNIRDLFAQGSASEEHIRKMADNAYVDVLAQAVTGNLGGKVGIAPRIFLRKLVSDVLDRIDQFPDFNPREHYALTLNDSDLNESERNVMGASSVNDIELSI; this is encoded by the coding sequence ATGATCAGTCCCCAGCGACGCAAAGAGATTATCGACTCTCTCCGCCGGGGAACGGTGCCTCAGCGGAGTCTGGACGCCTTTGCCGTGGGGCTCGATCGTTTTGAAGCTGCCTTGGAAGAGGAGTTGGCTGGCGTTGAACGAGGTCAGGGAGCGTTCAAGGCGGTGCGCGGCGAATATGGCAGCGGAAAGACCTTCTTTGCGCGCTGGCTCCAGGAGAGAGCCAAGAAAAAGGGCTTTGCAACCTCAGAGGTGCAGATCTCAGAGACGGAAACCCCATTGCATCGCCTGGAAACCGTCTACCGACGCTTAGTGGAGCGCCTCTCTACTTCGGATACGCCCAACGGCGCATTAAGACAAATTCTGGATGGGTGGTTCTACGCTCTGGAAGAGGATGTCCTGGCTGCAGGCGACGTGGTTGAGGATGATGAGAAGCAGCTTCTGTCCAAGACCAACGAGATGATGGAAAAACGCCTCTGGGAGATCACCCGGAGCGCCCCCGCCTTGGCCGCCGCCCTGCGGACTTATCGCGTCGCGCTTGCAGAGGATGATGCGGCCACCGCAGAAGGATTGATTGCTTGGATCTCTGGGCAACCCAATGTGTCCGCCAGCATTAAGCGCAAAGCGGGCATCAAGGGCGATATGGATCACTTTGGGGCCTTGAGCTTTCTACAGGGGCTGTTGGTCATCCTGCGCGATTCTGGTCACCCTGGGCTTCTGTTGGTGTTGGATGAGGTCGAGACACTCCAACGCGTGCGCACTGATGTCCGGGATAAGGGGCTCAATGCCCTAAGGCAGTTTATCGATGAGGTGGATTCGGGACGATTCCCCGGGCTCTACCTTCTGATCACGGGCACGCCCGCATTCTACGAAGGCCCACAAGGCATTCAGCGACTCGCGCCGCTGGCGCAGCGGCTTAATGTAGACTTCACCACGGATGCGCGTTTCGACAATCCCCGTGCAGTGCAGATTCGGCTGGCGGGATTTGATCTTCCCAAACTGGGGGAAGTCGGGCGGAATATTCGTGATCTGTTCGCTCAGGGAAGTGCGTCTGAAGAGCATATCCGCAAGATGGCCGATAATGCCTATGTGGATGTTTTGGCGCAGGCGGTGACGGGAAATCTCGGTGGGAAAGTGGGGATTGCCCCCCGCATCTTCCTGCGAAAGCTGGTCAGCGACGTGCTGGACCGAATCGATCAGTTCCCGGATTTCAACCCTCGGGAGCACTATGCTCTCACACTCAACGATAGTGACCTCAATGAGTCTGAGCGGAATGTGATGGGGGCATCGTCTGTCAACGACATTGAGCTTAGCATATGA
- a CDS encoding DEAD/DEAH box helicase, translating into MSSFENLHPAVQHHIVNSLGWPSLRPLQESSIDPIMKGRNAILLAPTAGGKTEAAIFPIFSRMLKENWQGLSVLYICPIKALLNNLEHRLESFGNLIGRRVALWHGDVKDSKRLKIANDPPDILLATPESIEVILVSRRIDHRILLQNVKAVVIDEVHAFAGDDRGWHLLALLERLTHLTGRDIQRIGLSATVGNPEELLQWVSGSSKSEGLVINPPVRDAVKPDVQVDYVGNLSNAAIVISRLHRGEKRLVFCDSRNQVEKLSVELRGLGVETYVSHSSLSLDERKRAEAAFSQGQDCVIVATSTLELGIDVGDLDRVIQIDAPFTVSSFLQRIGRTGRRPGSSRNCLFLTTSEDAFLRAMGLMRLWADGYVEPITPPPLPFHILAQQIMALALQESGIGIRAWREHICGMPGFAEMELNDQNTVLQHMLIEGILFEDGGLLIMGDEGEATFGRRNFMELMSVFLSPPMFTILHGRKEIGQVHQNSFQTNKEAPAVLALAGQSWRVTHIDWNRHIAYVEPSKERGSSRWVGGGQPMYFELCQSVAQVLMGQVEGIVFSERGRSLLGELHDEFEWLEAGKTFLIDEGKAAIRWWTFAGGTFNAMVAKCMNQMSLVTHSDNYSLAIRGNAQSEQIRTAIASCLQRMENLDAGICGGATSPYKFDECLPVRIVEKMLVRRNSALVFTPKYVGAIWAGRRKLPVQAIWRNR; encoded by the coding sequence ATGAGCTCGTTTGAAAACCTGCACCCAGCCGTACAGCATCACATTGTCAACTCACTGGGCTGGCCATCTCTCCGGCCTCTGCAAGAGTCCTCCATTGATCCCATCATGAAGGGGCGGAACGCGATTCTCCTGGCCCCAACGGCAGGGGGGAAGACGGAAGCCGCCATCTTTCCCATCTTTTCCCGCATGCTCAAAGAGAACTGGCAAGGGCTGTCTGTCCTCTATATCTGCCCGATCAAAGCGCTGCTAAACAATCTGGAACATAGACTTGAGAGCTTTGGTAACCTCATTGGACGACGCGTTGCCTTGTGGCATGGCGATGTAAAGGACAGCAAGCGTCTGAAAATCGCCAACGATCCCCCCGATATCCTGCTGGCAACCCCGGAATCCATCGAAGTGATCCTGGTTTCCCGTCGCATCGACCATCGGATTCTTCTCCAGAACGTTAAAGCTGTTGTCATCGATGAGGTTCACGCGTTTGCCGGGGACGACCGGGGATGGCATCTCCTCGCGCTTCTGGAACGATTGACGCATCTAACTGGCCGGGACATTCAGCGCATCGGCCTGTCCGCGACCGTTGGGAACCCCGAGGAGCTTCTACAGTGGGTTTCCGGCTCCTCCAAGTCCGAGGGACTGGTGATTAATCCGCCGGTGAGGGACGCCGTCAAGCCGGATGTGCAGGTGGATTACGTTGGCAACCTGAGCAATGCCGCCATTGTCATCTCCCGCTTGCACAGGGGAGAAAAGAGGCTGGTCTTCTGCGATAGCCGCAACCAAGTTGAAAAGCTCTCGGTGGAGCTGCGTGGTCTAGGCGTCGAGACCTACGTCTCCCACAGTTCGCTGAGTCTGGATGAAAGAAAGCGTGCTGAAGCAGCATTCTCACAAGGACAAGACTGTGTGATCGTCGCCACCAGCACTCTGGAGCTAGGCATCGATGTGGGGGATCTGGATCGAGTGATTCAGATCGATGCGCCCTTTACGGTCTCATCCTTTCTGCAACGCATTGGGCGCACGGGACGTAGGCCGGGAAGTAGTCGTAACTGCCTCTTTCTCACGACCTCCGAGGATGCTTTTCTCAGAGCAATGGGATTGATGCGACTTTGGGCGGATGGGTATGTGGAGCCGATCACTCCTCCGCCCTTGCCATTTCACATCCTGGCCCAGCAGATCATGGCTTTGGCGCTACAGGAATCCGGTATTGGCATACGAGCTTGGCGGGAACATATCTGTGGCATGCCTGGATTCGCAGAGATGGAGCTTAATGATCAGAATACAGTTCTCCAGCACATGCTCATTGAGGGGATTCTATTCGAAGATGGCGGGTTGCTCATAATGGGCGATGAGGGGGAAGCGACGTTTGGTCGGCGCAACTTCATGGAATTAATGTCCGTATTCCTCAGTCCCCCGATGTTTACCATCCTCCATGGTCGTAAGGAGATCGGGCAAGTTCATCAGAACTCATTCCAGACCAATAAAGAGGCGCCGGCGGTGTTAGCGCTGGCTGGTCAAAGTTGGCGCGTTACACACATAGACTGGAACCGGCATATTGCTTACGTTGAGCCTTCAAAGGAGAGAGGCTCATCCCGTTGGGTTGGCGGCGGTCAACCTATGTATTTCGAGCTTTGCCAATCTGTTGCTCAGGTATTAATGGGGCAGGTCGAAGGGATTGTCTTTTCAGAAAGGGGTCGATCTTTGTTAGGGGAACTCCATGATGAGTTTGAGTGGTTGGAGGCTGGGAAGACATTTTTAATCGACGAGGGGAAAGCCGCGATTCGCTGGTGGACCTTTGCAGGCGGGACCTTCAATGCCATGGTGGCCAAATGCATGAATCAAATGTCCCTTGTTACGCATTCGGACAATTACTCTCTGGCGATTCGTGGAAATGCGCAGAGTGAGCAGATCCGTACGGCGATAGCGTCCTGTTTGCAGCGGATGGAAAACTTAGACGCGGGAATCTGTGGAGGGGCCACATCTCCGTATAAATTTGATGAGTGCCTTCCCGTACGGATTGTTGAAAAGATGTTGGTCAGGAGAAACTCTGCGTTGGTCTTTACCCCGAAATACGTAGGCGCAATCTGGGCGGGACGCCGTAAACTCCCTGTTCAGGCGATTTGGCGCAACAGGTAG
- the istB gene encoding IS21-like element helper ATPase IstB, giving the protein MNDSPQILLAHHLKALKLPTFYREYEKIAKQCAAEGVDHSRYLLRLSELELIERERRMVERRIKQARFPTIKSLDSFDFLAMPSLNKVLVMELARCEYIQRRANIIALGNSGTGKTHIALGLGLAACQQGLAVGFTTAASLVHQLMEARDEKQLQRFQSQLSKHKLLIIDELGFVPLSKTGAELLFEVISQRYEQGSVMVTSNLPFEEWTEVFGSERLTGALLDRLTHHVHILEMNGESYRLNQSKRQKRAAETKASCSNSKTDPS; this is encoded by the coding sequence ATGAACGACTCTCCGCAGATCCTCCTGGCGCACCACCTCAAAGCGCTCAAACTGCCCACATTTTATCGAGAATATGAAAAGATCGCCAAACAGTGCGCGGCGGAAGGCGTTGATCATAGCCGATACCTGCTGCGACTGAGCGAACTGGAGTTGATTGAGCGGGAGCGGCGCATGGTGGAGCGACGTATCAAACAAGCCCGGTTTCCCACCATCAAGAGCCTGGACTCCTTTGATTTCCTGGCCATGCCCTCATTGAACAAGGTTCTGGTGATGGAGCTGGCGCGTTGCGAATACATTCAGCGCCGAGCCAATATCATCGCCTTGGGCAACAGCGGAACCGGGAAAACCCATATTGCGTTGGGATTGGGCCTGGCCGCCTGTCAGCAGGGGTTGGCGGTTGGCTTCACCACTGCCGCGTCGCTGGTACACCAGTTGATGGAGGCGCGCGACGAAAAGCAGCTGCAGCGTTTCCAGAGTCAGTTGAGTAAACACAAGCTGTTGATCATCGACGAATTGGGCTTCGTCCCACTCTCCAAAACGGGGGCTGAGCTGCTCTTTGAGGTGATCAGCCAGCGCTATGAGCAGGGTTCAGTGATGGTGACCAGCAACCTGCCGTTCGAGGAGTGGACGGAGGTCTTCGGCTCCGAGCGCCTCACCGGCGCCCTGCTGGATCGGTTGACCCATCATGTCCACATCCTGGAGATGAACGGCGAAAGCTATCGACTGAATCAAAGCAAACGGCAAAAGCGCGCTGCAGAAACAAAAGCTTCCTGCTCAAATAGCAAAACCGACCCTTCCTGA
- a CDS encoding tyrosine-type recombinase/integrase, with translation MVLHFSGAIDTVDQSSNPDLPVVVRICLATGARWGEAEGLLTSQLHRDRIEFQRTKGGRNRVVPVDLDLMAMIETRIQEHGHFRPSMNAFRTALDKSGLELPKGQLTHVLRHTFASHFIMAGGNILVLQRILGHTTLTMTMRYAHLAPDHLLEAVKLNPLKSALTLC, from the coding sequence ATGGTGCTGCATTTTTCGGGCGCCATTGACACAGTGGACCAAAGCAGTAATCCCGATTTGCCGGTGGTGGTGCGGATCTGCTTGGCAACGGGGGCCAGATGGGGCGAAGCGGAAGGGTTGTTGACAAGCCAACTGCACCGGGACCGCATAGAATTTCAGCGAACCAAAGGGGGCCGTAATCGCGTGGTTCCGGTCGATCTGGATTTGATGGCCATGATTGAAACTCGTATTCAGGAGCATGGCCATTTCCGCCCCTCGATGAACGCTTTCCGCACGGCGCTGGACAAGTCCGGCCTGGAGCTTCCCAAGGGGCAGTTGACCCATGTATTGCGCCACACCTTCGCCAGCCACTTCATCATGGCTGGGGGGAACATTCTGGTGCTGCAACGCATTCTGGGCCACACCACGTTGACCATGACAATGCGGTATGCGCATCTCGCCCCGGATCACTTGCTGGAAGCTGTGAAGCTCAACCCGCTAAAATCCGCGTTGACACTTTGTTGA
- a CDS encoding type II toxin-antitoxin system RelE family toxin, with protein MFTITYSKQAARALTRMPANERKRVRGKIREYATNPDQQANNVKKLQGREGYRLRVGNWRVIFTQDGRVMAIHEIGARGGVY; from the coding sequence ATGTTCACCATCACGTATTCCAAACAAGCCGCCAGGGCGTTGACCCGGATGCCCGCCAACGAACGCAAGCGGGTACGCGGCAAGATTCGGGAGTACGCGACCAATCCCGATCAGCAGGCCAACAACGTCAAGAAGCTGCAAGGGCGGGAAGGCTACCGGCTTCGGGTGGGCAACTGGCGGGTGATTTTCACACAAGATGGCCGTGTGATGGCCATTCATGAAATAGGCGCGCGTGGCGGCGTCTATTGA
- a CDS encoding helix-turn-helix domain-containing protein, producing MGKPQIIETASGEKLAVLPLVEYERMVEALEEKADIQAYDEAMARDEEYFPAEVIDRIVDGENPIRVYREYRGLTLDQLAQQCGLSKPYLSQLENGKRSGVEAKLKKIAPALGVEPDMLLVSE from the coding sequence ATGGGCAAGCCGCAAATCATTGAGACCGCGTCCGGGGAAAAGCTGGCTGTGTTGCCCCTGGTGGAGTATGAGCGGATGGTGGAGGCTCTGGAAGAGAAGGCGGATATCCAAGCCTATGATGAGGCCATGGCGCGCGATGAGGAGTATTTCCCCGCCGAAGTCATCGACCGCATCGTGGATGGGGAAAACCCGATTCGTGTCTATCGGGAGTACCGTGGGCTGACCTTGGATCAGTTGGCCCAACAGTGCGGGCTCTCCAAGCCCTACCTGAGCCAGCTTGAGAACGGGAAGCGCTCTGGGGTTGAGGCTAAGCTGAAAAAGATAGCGCCAGCGTTGGGCGTTGAGCCTGATATGTTGTTGGTTTCGGAGTGA
- a CDS encoding ImmA/IrrE family metallo-endopeptidase, with protein sequence MDEHKRQIINEMADDIRESLGLSVPVDVRQAVAKLQGEIRELGFKEMAYEATVHKSDEWGFRINLREGVSEVRERFSIAHELGHLFLHMGFGVNWEKWNTIEQGDNSVRTRYGATEAEYEANEFAGAFLMPQAQYLEVFDQHTDAEQRVDIKRVAQHFGVSEPAARLRGRWLGVLEWD encoded by the coding sequence ATGGATGAACATAAGCGCCAGATTATCAATGAGATGGCAGATGATATCCGGGAGTCGCTTGGGTTGAGCGTTCCTGTGGATGTGCGTCAAGCTGTGGCTAAGCTCCAGGGGGAGATCAGGGAGCTTGGCTTCAAAGAGATGGCCTATGAAGCCACAGTGCATAAAAGCGATGAGTGGGGGTTTAGGATCAATTTACGTGAGGGCGTGAGCGAAGTCAGAGAGCGCTTTTCCATCGCCCATGAACTTGGGCACCTCTTCCTGCATATGGGCTTCGGTGTTAACTGGGAAAAGTGGAATACCATTGAGCAGGGGGACAACTCAGTTCGCACTAGATATGGAGCCACGGAGGCAGAATATGAGGCCAACGAATTTGCGGGGGCCTTTCTTATGCCTCAAGCCCAATATTTAGAGGTGTTTGACCAACACACTGATGCTGAACAGAGGGTAGACATCAAACGTGTTGCGCAGCATTTTGGCGTCTCTGAGCCTGCTGCAAGATTGAGAGGGCGCTGGCTGGGCGTGCTGGAGTGGGATTGA
- a CDS encoding NUDIX domain-containing protein, whose amino-acid sequence MVNPKKAQVDAALSKRKHTDADKEYDQAHNDENAVPPSAQLFVSLDLVNSTSFKARTEKWPVALDRFYVKAEEALVSDGQFQVWKHVGDEVLFRLHIRSPEEILSAILETYNKMNDVKAKLDALCAEDEDFPSGVLDVKGTVWIACVRFESGNERQNDSQNDWSAIPNISRQVGGQHHIGARDFLGPHIDEGFRVASHADKRKLAISATLMGVLRQTAKGNAELANFQVVEYARLKGIWGGLPYPIIWYHHDWKHIANTFLYFEQLEPELNDLGDFKGKRSVRNVGNEKNEKLTRQLDAALVHNEVDESVKQILSAINDAQMFPNHPLDKRRQSPRAEVHVAAIVLNRRGDKVLLSKRKENKEQLKGKWEFGCGQLVQGVSPVEQLKKEYQADYGLEIEVIGETPVGAYLFPRSVEKIPGYLYLAIAQESRKNPPISRKHSEVKWHTSNQLKALNLQDCVPDLHKNISIAQRRYKELRPPKTKQEPQSQ is encoded by the coding sequence ATGGTTAACCCCAAGAAAGCTCAAGTAGATGCGGCTCTGAGTAAGCGCAAGCATACAGACGCCGACAAAGAGTATGACCAAGCTCATAACGATGAAAATGCAGTACCGCCATCAGCACAGCTTTTTGTCTCATTGGACCTTGTAAACTCAACATCATTCAAGGCGCGCACCGAAAAATGGCCTGTAGCGTTAGATCGTTTCTATGTTAAAGCAGAAGAAGCTTTAGTGAGCGACGGTCAATTTCAGGTCTGGAAACATGTTGGAGATGAAGTGCTATTTCGCCTTCATATCCGTTCTCCAGAAGAAATTTTGTCCGCTATTCTGGAAACATACAATAAAATGAATGACGTAAAAGCAAAGTTAGATGCTTTGTGTGCAGAAGATGAGGATTTCCCCAGTGGTGTGTTAGATGTCAAAGGGACAGTTTGGATTGCATGCGTACGGTTCGAATCTGGTAACGAACGTCAAAATGATTCCCAAAATGATTGGAGCGCCATTCCAAATATTTCCCGTCAAGTTGGGGGGCAGCATCATATTGGCGCGCGGGATTTTCTGGGGCCACATATTGATGAAGGGTTCCGCGTTGCCAGTCATGCGGATAAGCGCAAACTGGCTATAAGTGCGACATTGATGGGGGTGTTGCGTCAAACTGCCAAGGGCAATGCAGAACTTGCAAACTTTCAAGTGGTTGAATATGCAAGGCTAAAGGGGATCTGGGGAGGGTTGCCCTATCCAATCATTTGGTATCATCACGATTGGAAACATATCGCCAATACTTTCCTTTATTTTGAGCAGTTAGAACCTGAGCTTAATGATCTGGGCGATTTCAAGGGAAAACGCTCTGTACGCAATGTGGGCAACGAGAAGAATGAAAAGTTAACCCGTCAGCTTGACGCAGCTTTAGTACACAATGAGGTTGATGAGTCTGTGAAGCAAATTCTTAGCGCCATCAACGATGCTCAGATGTTTCCTAACCATCCATTGGACAAGCGCCGTCAGTCCCCACGCGCCGAAGTGCATGTAGCAGCCATCGTATTAAATCGTAGGGGAGATAAAGTCCTTCTTTCAAAGCGCAAAGAGAACAAAGAGCAACTCAAAGGGAAATGGGAATTTGGTTGCGGCCAGCTTGTTCAAGGAGTGAGCCCTGTCGAGCAACTCAAAAAAGAATATCAAGCAGATTATGGCTTGGAAATCGAGGTGATTGGCGAAACCCCTGTAGGGGCTTACCTCTTTCCACGGAGTGTGGAAAAGATTCCGGGTTACCTCTATTTAGCAATTGCCCAAGAAAGCAGAAAAAATCCGCCAATATCGAGAAAGCATTCTGAAGTAAAATGGCATACCTCTAACCAATTGAAAGCTCTAAATCTCCAGGATTGTGTTCCAGATCTACATAAGAATATCTCGATAGCTCAGCGCAGATACAAAGAGTTGCGCCCCCCAAAGACCAAACAAGAGCCCCAGAGCCAGTGA